From one Amia ocellicauda isolate fAmiCal2 chromosome 17, fAmiCal2.hap1, whole genome shotgun sequence genomic stretch:
- the alkbh5 gene encoding RNA demethylase ALKBH5 produces the protein MAASGYTDLREKLKSMTPHRNKVSEQSNGRKRKYHDSEEDYSDYEEQREVEARKVKTGIRQVNIFSPEDCALIEAKIDEVVSNGEKGLYREHTVDRAPLRNKYFFGEGYTYGSQLEKRGPGQERLYSKGEVDDIPNWVDELVIKKLVANRVIPEGFVNSAVINDYQPGGCIVSHVDPIHIFERPIVSVSFFSDSALCFGCKFQFKPIRVSEPVLFLPVRRGSVTVLSGYAADEITHCIRPQDIKERRAVIILRKTRPDAPRLETKAPSNAVPPVSTPESPPVLKPKRSHRKADPDAAHRPRILEMDKEENRRSVILPRHRRRSGSSSENLWRRSYEAAGSSDEPDDNASSARKVKMRRH, from the exons ATGGCAGCAAGTGGCTATACCGACCTCCGAGAGAAACTGAAGTCCATGACCCCCCACAGAAACAAAGTTTCAGAGCAAAGCAATGGCCGCAAGCGAAAGTACCACGACTCGGAGGAGGACTACAGCGACTACGAAGAGCAGCGAGAGGTGGAGGCCCGGAAAGTTAAGACCGGCATCCGGCAGGTGAACATCTTCAGCCCGGAGGACTGCGCTCTGATCGAGGCCAAGATCGACGAGGTCGTCTCGAATGGGGAGAAGGGCCTCTATCGGGAGCACACGGTGGACAGGGCGCCCCTTCGGAACAAGTACTTCTTTGGGGAAGGCTACACTTATGGATCCCAGCTGGAAAAGAGAGGACCGGGGCAGGAGCGGCTCTACTCTAAAGGGGAAGTGGACGACATCCCCAACTGGGTCGACGAGTTGGTGATAAAGAAACTGGTTGCCAACCGGGTGATCCCCGAGGGCTTTGTCAACAGCGCCGTCATTAACGACTACCAGCCCGGAGGTTGCATCGTGTCCCACGTCGACCCGATTCATATCTTCGAGAGGCCCATCGTGTCCGTGTCTTTCTTCAGCGACTCGGCGCTGTGTTTCGGCTGCAAGTTTCAGTTCAAGCCCATCCGAGTGTCCGAGCCGGTGCTGTTCCTCCCGGTGAGGCGAGGCAGTGTCACTGTGCTCAG TGGTTATGCAGCAGATGAAATTACCCACTGTATTAGACCACAGGATATCAAGGAAAGAAGAGCTGTCATCATACTGAGAAA AACAAGACCTGATGCACCAAGATTGGAAACAAAGGCACCAAGTAATGCAGTTCCTCCTGTTTCCACTCCTGAAAGTCCTCCAGTATTAAAACCAAAGCGATCTCATCGGAAGGCAGACCCTGATGCAGCTCACAG GCCACGCATATTGGAAATGGACAAAGAAGAAAACCGGCGCTCTGTTATTTTACCGAGACACAGACGAAGGAGTGGCTCGAGCTCGGAGAACCTTTGGAGGAGATCCTATGAGGCCGCAGGCAGCAGCGACGAACCTGACGATAATGCCAGCTCGGCAAGAAAAGTAAAAATGAGACGCCACTGA